In a single window of the Nicotiana tomentosiformis chromosome 10, ASM39032v3, whole genome shotgun sequence genome:
- the LOC138899866 gene encoding uncharacterized protein, which produces MAPFEALYDRRCRSPIGWFMIGEVEMIGPGLVHQAMEKFKIIKERLKTPQSYQKSDSDGIMRFGKKGKLNSMYVRPYRIIQRISQVAYRLELPPKMSLVHPIFHVSILKGVVGDPSLIVPVETIEVNEELTYEEVPIAMLDRQLQKLRNKEIASVKVLRRNQQVEEATWEAEEEMKKKYPHLFE; this is translated from the exons atggcaccgttcgaggctctatatgataggagatgtagatctcctattgggtGGTTCATGATTGGAGAAGTAGAAATGATAGGACCAGgacttgtgcatcaggctatggagaagtttaagatcattaaggagcggttgaaaactccTCAGAGCTATCAGAAGTCTGATTCGGAT ggtataatgcggtttggtaaaaAAGGAAAATTGAATTCGATGTATGtcagaccgtacagaatcattcagaggattagtcaggtggcttacaggctagaactacctccaaaaatgtctttagtgcacccgatTTTTCATGTATCCATCTTAAAAggggtggttggagatccgtcgcttattgttccggttgagactatagaggttaatgaagaactgactTATGAAGAAGTTCCAATTGCCATGCTTGATAGGCAACTTCAAaagctgagaaataaagaaattgcctccgtgaaagtgctacggcgaaaccaacaggtcgaagaggccacctgggaggccgaggaagaaatgaagaagaagtaccctcatttgtttgaataa